From Echinicola jeungdonensis, the proteins below share one genomic window:
- a CDS encoding PKD domain-containing protein: MEKIYRNLRFLMILALSAMFFISCSEDEMEPVEPSAGFTYTADQLDINFANNSENVSSYSWNFGDGNTSTEESPSHTYGAAGTYTVVLTAKGINGKTVEADQDITIVEDLTADYTVEKEYLDVAFTNTSENAVSFTWNFGDGNTSTEENPSHTYAEAGTYTVVLTATAQGGTEVETSKEVTVVPPPAADYTFDDEGLTVNFTNASENVVTYSWDFGDGNTSTEENPTHTYAEEGTYTVTLTATSEDGTEVVTSKEVTVEVPVDTSLYSIVFITDDSNDDEQIAWLQEKGFNVTIYYNSTLSTAPQEDIDMLNAADLIVIGRSGSSSHFDGDDKTAWNALTAPIILNSQWAARNNRLNWFDNNGNPVRYNPGGGELINAQIQQPDDEAFEEVAIGEENLLPWINTPVNLLYVNTTPNGEVLAESAVAAGGDPGAGAMLFVRFEANTEFYAGSGDTPAGPRTYFGFGADEDGSYYWQLTEEAKAVYFEEIIRLVLL, translated from the coding sequence ATGGAAAAAATTTATCGAAATTTAAGGTTTTTAATGATCCTTGCTTTGTCGGCCATGTTTTTCATTTCATGTAGTGAAGATGAAATGGAACCGGTTGAACCTTCTGCAGGGTTTACATATACTGCAGATCAGTTGGATATAAACTTTGCCAATAATTCTGAAAATGTTTCTTCTTATTCCTGGAATTTTGGAGATGGCAATACCTCCACTGAAGAGAGTCCAAGTCATACTTATGGAGCAGCGGGAACATACACCGTGGTTCTAACTGCAAAGGGGATAAATGGAAAAACTGTTGAAGCCGACCAAGATATAACCATCGTTGAAGATCTGACAGCTGATTATACGGTGGAAAAGGAATACTTGGATGTTGCCTTTACCAATACTTCTGAAAATGCTGTTTCTTTTACTTGGAATTTTGGTGATGGAAATACTTCCACTGAAGAAAATCCAAGTCATACTTATGCAGAAGCGGGAACATATACCGTAGTTTTGACCGCCACTGCCCAAGGCGGAACTGAGGTGGAAACCAGCAAAGAGGTAACCGTTGTACCGCCACCAGCTGCTGATTATACTTTTGACGATGAAGGATTGACAGTAAACTTTACCAATGCTTCTGAAAATGTTGTTACCTATTCCTGGGATTTTGGAGATGGCAATACCTCAACTGAGGAGAATCCAACTCATACCTATGCGGAAGAGGGAACTTATACCGTAACTTTAACTGCAACCAGTGAGGATGGAACAGAAGTAGTAACCAGCAAAGAGGTAACCGTTGAAGTGCCGGTGGATACCTCACTTTATTCGATTGTATTTATTACGGATGATTCCAATGACGATGAACAAATTGCATGGTTACAAGAAAAGGGCTTTAATGTTACCATCTATTATAATTCCACCCTTAGCACTGCTCCCCAAGAGGATATTGATATGCTAAATGCTGCGGATTTGATTGTCATTGGACGTAGTGGCAGCTCTTCTCACTTTGATGGAGATGATAAAACAGCCTGGAATGCGTTAACAGCTCCTATTATATTAAATTCCCAGTGGGCAGCGAGAAATAACCGTTTGAACTGGTTTGATAATAATGGGAACCCAGTAAGGTATAACCCTGGGGGGGGAGAACTGATTAATGCTCAAATTCAGCAACCCGATGATGAAGCTTTTGAAGAGGTGGCAATTGGTGAGGAAAATTTGCTTCCATGGATAAATACACCTGTAAACCTGCTTTATGTCAATACAACTCCAAATGGTGAAGTATTGGCAGAGAGTGCAGTGGCTGCTGGAGGCGATCCAGGGGCTGGAGCTATGCTGTTTGTTAGATTTGAGGCCAATACCGAGTTTTATGCTGGATCAGGGGATACACCTGCCGGACCAAGAACCTACTTTGGTTTTGGTGCTGATGAGGATGGTTCTTATTACTGGCAGCTAACGGAGGAGGCCAAAGCAGTTTACTTTGAGGAAATCATCAGATTGGTTTTATTATAA
- a CDS encoding IS3 family transposase (programmed frameshift): MSNRERRTFDKAFKTMAVELHLNGKTSTEVGRELGIGPDLVRRWAREFKASESSSFPGNGKQHLTEEEKEILALKKALKEAELERDIPKKGSKHLFQGGQQIFRFIRAHRHEFAVEKMCRVFKVSRSGFYGWLNRKPSKCAEEREEVSREIHKIYAESKCRYGSPKITIELRDRGFSVSRPRVARIMKANGLRSVISGKFSVCTTESNHSFRISPNLLNRNFSPDGPAKSWVSDITYIWTEEGWLYLTMIMDLYDRKIIGWSMSTTMHAGATVIPAWRMAQINRPFFRDLVFHSDRGVQYACGEFKNELDSEKVRQSMSRKGNCWDNAVAENFFKILKSETGYRKYGSVMQAKQEIFEFIEIWYNRNRRHSSLGYLSPDQFGKTNKKITV; encoded by the exons ATGAGTAATAGAGAAAGGAGAACATTTGACAAGGCCTTTAAAACGATGGCCGTAGAGCTTCATTTGAATGGAAAAACAAGTACTGAAGTTGGAAGAGAACTTGGGATTGGACCAGACCTGGTCAGGCGTTGGGCCAGGGAATTTAAAGCAAGTGAATCCAGCAGCTTTCCCGGAAACGGGAAACAGCATCTAACAGAAGAAGAGAAAGAAATCCTTGCCTTGAAAAAAGCCCTGAAAGAAGCCGAACTGGAGCGTGATATTC CTAAAAAAGGCAGTAAGCATCTTTTCCAAGGGGGACAACAAATATTCCGGTTCATAAGGGCTCACAGGCACGAGTTTGCTGTTGAAAAGATGTGCAGGGTTTTTAAAGTAAGCAGAAGCGGTTTTTATGGCTGGCTTAACCGAAAACCATCCAAATGTGCTGAGGAGCGAGAAGAAGTATCCAGGGAAATCCATAAAATCTATGCTGAAAGCAAGTGCCGGTATGGAAGTCCGAAGATAACCATTGAGCTTAGGGACAGGGGCTTTTCGGTGTCCAGGCCAAGGGTTGCCAGGATAATGAAAGCAAATGGGCTCAGGAGTGTGATATCGGGGAAGTTCAGTGTCTGTACCACTGAATCTAACCACAGTTTCAGAATCAGTCCGAACCTGCTTAACAGGAACTTCAGCCCTGATGGCCCTGCAAAATCATGGGTATCGGACATTACCTACATCTGGACAGAAGAGGGATGGCTTTACCTGACCATGATCATGGACCTGTATGACCGTAAGATAATCGGATGGTCGATGTCCACCACCATGCATGCCGGGGCAACAGTTATACCGGCATGGCGAATGGCACAGATCAACAGGCCTTTTTTCAGAGACCTGGTTTTCCATTCAGACAGGGGCGTACAATATGCCTGCGGTGAATTCAAGAATGAACTCGATTCTGAAAAGGTGAGGCAGAGCATGAGCAGAAAAGGAAACTGCTGGGACAATGCAGTAGCTGAAAACTTCTTCAAAATCCTGAAATCGGAAACAGGATACCGTAAATACGGATCAGTAATGCAAGCAAAACAGGAAATTTTCGAATTTATTGAAATCTGGTACAATAGGAACAGGAGACACTCCTCACTTGGGTACCTATCACCTGATCAGTTCGGAAAAACCAACAAAAAAATTACCGTATAA
- a CDS encoding hybrid sensor histidine kinase/response regulator transcription factor — protein MNLNISHLILLCLLFLIGIGKVDAQDKHLKFNHFSVQDGLPQNSIYAIAKDKYGFMWFGTWGGAVRYDGYNIRVFRAHEKDSTTLSDNRINAIVTDSLQNIWVAVEPNDFVFKYDYESETFKYYPSGQVPAPVVKKIKERYGYWRKKTANKNYTWLTTYDNGLLQINRNTGDTITYHADPSDPNSLSDDLVKDLFLDNTGHLWVGTQSRGISHADLNIKPFFNYYKDQPGKGLIDNVVRAVCMDQEGRLWVGSENQGITIIEQSKNGPLYTYIRRDKLIDPQIRNLYCDRQGIIWIGTKRGLTYYDPSDDTFTNCSLQNMCHPNVFDVIEDQQGNIWVATFDGLARYDKEKDQFHCLNTEFELAGKQIMDIHVGQENQLWIATEDGGLSRLVPTPDIEKEYKVINYTHQKNTKKSIPNNRTYSLTEDNQGNIWIATTAGLSKFNPENNTFQNFTNETGLTNELTMAVVYDGDQSIWVSHTKGLTKVDIHNGEMQNFNLKDGLQGNDFTQNAVYYHPEDGKLFFGGSNGLTSFDPDKIKINPYPPKVALTNLNVMHRDLEPGDQVNDHVILDQSLLTSKKITLTWWDKTFRLEFAALHYANPLSNKYKYKLEGYDEDWIYTDASRRLASYSNLPSGNYTFKVYGANSDGVWSENPATLQVEVLPPWWLSWWAYILYILAACILALFVYRYLNSKIQLRKKEAIHQAKLHFFTQISHEFRTPLTLIIDPLERLMAEKPKGKIAEHYYQLMHRNAKQLLMLINQLLDFRKLESGHLKLNLQKSDIVAFSRGLASSFEEMAKKRQIRFKVETHLDQFFMPFDDAKLTMVLNNLLSNAFKFTPDHGQISLTLEPAKKTKSGILIKVEDSGHGISKEEQEKVFGIFYQASTNKEQNKGSGIGLSLSKELVNLHGGEIKMESSLGEGTCFSIFLPVLENKEPSQAIPEFPTEPDRAETLSHEPGPKKTNNKNVPLILVVDDNADIRAYIEINFNSDYRVILATNGNEGLEKAIDRIPDLVISDIMMPDLNGLQLCSKLKSDERTSHIPVILLTARQSDDSKMEGYETGADAYVTKPFNTTVLRAQVNNLLEQRRQLRELFSKGSAMEFKKIAVNAADEAFLEKARKLIESNLDSETFDIDSLAMQLNMSRSQFYRKIKALTNKSASDFVTTFRMNKATEFLLSGQFNVTETAYKVGYSLPNNFTRAFIKHFGTSPSQYTGKEEK, from the coding sequence ATTCCTTGCAAAACATTTGGGTTGCAGTGGAGCCCAATGATTTTGTTTTTAAATATGACTATGAAAGTGAAACCTTCAAATACTATCCTTCAGGACAGGTTCCTGCACCTGTCGTCAAAAAAATAAAGGAACGTTATGGTTATTGGAGAAAAAAAACAGCAAACAAGAATTACACCTGGTTAACTACCTATGACAATGGATTGTTACAAATCAACCGGAACACTGGCGATACGATTACCTACCACGCCGATCCAAGTGACCCCAATTCCCTTTCTGATGATTTAGTCAAAGATTTATTTTTGGATAATACTGGGCATCTCTGGGTGGGCACCCAATCGAGGGGTATCAGCCATGCCGACCTGAACATCAAACCATTTTTTAATTACTATAAAGACCAACCTGGCAAAGGCCTAATCGATAATGTTGTTAGGGCAGTTTGCATGGACCAGGAAGGTCGCTTATGGGTGGGATCAGAAAACCAGGGAATCACTATCATTGAACAATCCAAAAATGGGCCGCTTTACACCTATATTCGTAGGGACAAACTTATTGACCCCCAAATCAGAAACCTATACTGCGACCGACAGGGGATCATCTGGATAGGTACAAAAAGAGGTTTGACCTATTACGATCCCTCCGATGATACATTTACCAACTGTTCATTACAGAACATGTGTCACCCAAATGTATTTGACGTTATTGAGGATCAACAAGGAAATATTTGGGTAGCCACTTTTGATGGTTTAGCACGCTATGATAAAGAAAAGGATCAATTTCATTGTCTAAATACTGAATTTGAACTTGCCGGAAAGCAAATCATGGACATCCATGTAGGGCAAGAAAATCAACTTTGGATAGCCACTGAAGATGGAGGACTAAGCAGGCTTGTTCCGACTCCAGACATAGAAAAGGAATATAAAGTCATCAATTATACCCATCAGAAAAACACAAAAAAAAGCATTCCCAACAATAGAACCTATTCACTTACAGAAGACAACCAAGGCAATATTTGGATTGCTACTACTGCAGGCTTAAGCAAGTTCAATCCCGAAAACAATACCTTCCAAAATTTCACCAACGAAACTGGCCTCACCAATGAGCTTACCATGGCGGTGGTATATGATGGTGATCAATCGATATGGGTCAGCCATACCAAAGGCCTGACAAAAGTGGATATCCATAACGGAGAAATGCAAAACTTTAATTTAAAGGACGGATTGCAGGGAAATGATTTTACGCAAAATGCTGTTTATTACCATCCAGAAGATGGAAAGTTATTTTTTGGCGGATCTAATGGTCTCACTTCTTTTGATCCAGATAAAATCAAAATTAACCCCTATCCTCCCAAGGTTGCCTTGACCAATTTGAATGTCATGCACCGGGACCTTGAGCCAGGTGATCAAGTCAATGATCATGTCATATTGGACCAGTCATTGCTCACTTCAAAAAAAATCACCCTTACTTGGTGGGATAAGACATTCCGCTTGGAATTTGCAGCTTTGCATTATGCCAATCCACTAAGCAATAAATACAAATATAAACTGGAGGGATATGATGAAGATTGGATTTATACGGATGCTTCAAGACGTTTGGCATCCTATTCAAATCTCCCTTCTGGGAATTATACATTTAAGGTTTATGGGGCCAACAGTGATGGGGTATGGAGCGAAAATCCTGCCACATTGCAGGTTGAAGTCCTCCCACCCTGGTGGCTAAGCTGGTGGGCCTACATTTTGTATATTCTGGCAGCCTGCATCTTGGCCTTGTTTGTCTATCGCTATCTAAATTCCAAAATTCAACTTCGAAAAAAGGAAGCCATCCACCAGGCCAAACTTCACTTTTTCACACAAATATCCCATGAATTTAGAACTCCTCTAACCTTGATCATTGATCCGTTGGAGAGGCTTATGGCTGAAAAACCCAAAGGGAAAATAGCAGAACATTATTACCAGTTAATGCACAGAAATGCCAAGCAGTTATTAATGCTTATCAACCAATTATTGGATTTCCGTAAATTGGAATCAGGGCATTTAAAATTGAACCTACAGAAATCTGATATTGTGGCATTTTCGCGTGGATTAGCTTCTTCCTTCGAAGAAATGGCCAAAAAGAGACAAATTAGATTTAAGGTAGAAACCCATTTGGATCAGTTTTTCATGCCATTTGATGATGCTAAACTTACAATGGTTCTGAACAACCTGCTGTCCAATGCCTTCAAATTCACCCCTGATCATGGACAAATTAGCTTGACTCTTGAACCTGCAAAAAAAACCAAAAGCGGGATTCTTATAAAAGTGGAAGATTCTGGCCATGGTATATCCAAGGAAGAACAAGAGAAAGTATTTGGGATATTTTACCAGGCAAGCACCAACAAGGAACAAAACAAAGGGTCAGGAATAGGCCTTAGCTTAAGCAAGGAATTGGTAAACCTCCATGGTGGGGAAATCAAAATGGAAAGTTCCCTTGGGGAAGGTACTTGTTTTTCCATTTTCCTGCCCGTACTCGAAAACAAGGAACCTTCCCAAGCAATCCCTGAATTCCCTACAGAACCTGATAGGGCAGAAACTCTTTCCCATGAACCGGGCCCAAAAAAAACAAATAATAAAAACGTTCCCTTGATTTTGGTAGTGGATGATAATGCAGATATCAGGGCATATATAGAAATTAATTTTAACTCTGACTACCGTGTCATTTTGGCCACCAATGGAAATGAAGGCTTGGAAAAGGCCATCGACCGCATTCCTGATCTGGTCATCAGTGACATCATGATGCCGGATTTGAATGGCCTGCAACTATGCAGTAAATTGAAGTCCGATGAGCGGACCAGTCATATTCCTGTCATTTTGCTTACTGCCCGCCAATCGGATGATTCGAAAATGGAGGGCTATGAGACGGGGGCTGATGCCTATGTAACCAAACCTTTTAATACAACCGTACTTCGGGCGCAGGTAAATAACCTTTTGGAACAACGAAGGCAGTTAAGGGAACTGTTTTCCAAAGGTTCTGCAATGGAATTTAAAAAGATTGCGGTAAATGCTGCTGATGAGGCATTTTTGGAAAAAGCCAGGAAGCTAATTGAATCCAACCTGGATTCCGAAACTTTTGATATTGACTCATTGGCCATGCAGCTTAACATGAGTCGTTCCCAATTTTATCGTAAAATAAAAGCCCTTACCAATAAGTCTGCCTCGGATTTTGTCACCACTTTCCGCATGAATAAGGCCACTGAATTTTTATTGAGCGGTCAATTCAATGTTACCGAAACAGCCTATAAAGTGGGTTATAGCCTTCCTAACAATTTCACACGAGCATTTATCAAACATTTCGGAACCTCTCCCTCACAATATACCGGAAAGGAAGAAAAATAA